The following are from one region of the Staphylococcus argenteus genome:
- a CDS encoding BglG family transcription antiterminator, which produces MLDRQMQIIHLFIKNSMKTLSSDEISEFINVSNRTVRNDIHVINSNFMDNIIISVKSKGYLLNTTHYTLDAINERYNHIQSYKEKIMLSMAYQLLMHNRTHTIQQLEQDYLLSKTVLNDYFVRIQQWCQKFNIDLAIKKKQGIIVNGSNNDITNAIIHLNQLSTGHGHVEDLILGELPEAHQRMIAHIIQETLEQFGIETSEIQIRQLLIHLILIIKRQQQLNEIDSLNHESTLIAQSCIKQINNRLGYNLSSQITNMFSFFIGYHFNKLDLGIERIFIQSYIDRLIELMQKRIHVPFSDDTILQQNLYDHFSKAYLRITQNIYLNNPLVTEIKKLYPYVFNTLFEAINKLNSNTDIEMNEDEIAFLTIHFQAAIERRTKAQLNAVIVCYYGLGVSNFLETKINKLTDELTVINTIRLENISNHHFENVDLLITTHDIPRHILNMLPTHIITIKVSPLFSEDDHHKIMHLVKQKQNPIQSQHHMSAVNFLVVNTTQSLQHTVQIFEEAHKILQAHHAITDGYIETALEREKSSSTYIGNYMAIPHGDPEKVLQSHVLIFRTKDVFPWRQHDVKLIFFLAISPKDNDFTKQMMQLIASFDEDIVNHLCSLDDFKLKQQLLQYMQE; this is translated from the coding sequence ATGTTAGATAGACAAATGCAAATAATTCATCTTTTCATTAAAAATTCGATGAAAACTTTGAGCTCTGATGAAATTTCTGAGTTTATTAATGTCTCAAATAGAACAGTTCGAAATGACATCCATGTAATCAACAGTAATTTCATGGATAATATCATCATAAGTGTTAAATCTAAAGGTTATTTACTAAACACAACCCATTATACTTTAGACGCCATTAATGAACGCTACAACCACATTCAATCTTATAAAGAAAAAATTATGCTGTCTATGGCGTATCAATTACTTATGCACAATAGAACACATACGATACAGCAACTTGAACAAGACTACCTTCTGTCTAAAACTGTACTTAATGACTATTTCGTAAGAATACAGCAATGGTGTCAAAAATTTAATATAGATTTAGCCATTAAGAAAAAACAAGGTATTATTGTCAATGGAAGCAACAACGATATAACAAATGCCATTATCCATTTAAATCAATTATCAACTGGGCATGGACACGTTGAAGATTTAATTTTAGGTGAATTACCTGAAGCCCATCAACGTATGATTGCACATATCATACAAGAAACACTTGAACAATTTGGCATTGAAACCTCAGAAATTCAGATAAGACAACTGTTGATTCATCTCATTTTAATTATTAAGCGTCAACAACAATTAAATGAAATAGACAGTCTAAATCATGAATCAACATTAATCGCGCAATCTTGTATTAAACAAATCAATAATCGATTAGGTTATAACTTAAGTTCGCAAATAACAAATATGTTTTCCTTCTTTATTGGTTACCATTTTAATAAACTTGATTTAGGTATCGAACGTATTTTTATACAAAGTTATATCGATCGTTTAATCGAGCTTATGCAAAAAAGGATTCATGTACCCTTTAGCGATGATACGATATTACAACAAAATTTATACGACCACTTTAGCAAAGCATACTTACGCATTACACAAAACATTTATTTAAATAATCCTTTAGTTACTGAAATTAAGAAGCTTTATCCATATGTATTCAATACGCTTTTTGAAGCAATAAATAAATTAAACAGTAACACCGATATTGAAATGAATGAAGACGAAATTGCCTTTTTAACAATCCATTTTCAAGCGGCCATTGAACGTCGCACTAAAGCCCAATTGAATGCTGTAATTGTTTGTTACTATGGTTTAGGCGTATCGAATTTTTTAGAAACTAAAATTAATAAATTAACAGATGAACTAACTGTAATTAATACGATTAGATTAGAAAACATATCAAATCATCATTTTGAAAATGTAGACTTGTTAATTACAACTCATGATATACCGAGACATATATTAAATATGCTTCCAACACATATTATAACTATTAAGGTGTCTCCATTATTTTCTGAAGATGATCATCACAAAATTATGCATTTGGTTAAGCAAAAACAAAATCCGATTCAATCACAACATCATATGTCTGCTGTCAATTTCCTTGTAGTGAATACGACTCAATCGTTGCAACATACAGTACAGATTTTCGAGGAAGCGCACAAAATATTACAAGCACACCATGCCATTACAGATGGTTATATCGAGACCGCCTTAGAACGTGAAAAATCATCATCGACTTATATTGGTAATTATATGGCAATACCTCATGGAGACCCTGAAAAAGTATTACAATCACATGTCCTTATTTTTCGTACAAAAGATGTCTTCCCTTGGCGACAACACGACGTTAAACTTATCTTTTTCTTAGCTATTTCACCAAAAGATAATGACTTTACCAAACAAATGATGCAATTAATTGCTAGCTTTGATGAAGATATTGTTAACCATTTATGTAGTTTAGATGATTTCAAGTTAAAGCAGCAACTATTACAATACATGCAAGAATAG
- a CDS encoding fructose-specific PTS transporter subunit EIIC produces MKIVAITSCPNGIAHTYMAQEKLEQAAKELGVDIKVETQGGVGAENILTTKDIEEADGVIIAADKQVDLSRFVGKRLINENVREGIHNPQKLIQRIINQDATIYQSDTNDDNGRPTYSGKSKNGMQMFYQHLMNGVSFMVPFIVVGGLLIAIALTLGGQTTSKGLVIPDDSFWKSIENIGSLAFKFMVPILAGYIAVSIADKPGLVPGMIGGAIAADGSFYGSDAGAGFLGGIVAGFLAGYIAKWIKNIKVPKAMAPIMPIIIIPIISSVIVGLIFIFLIGAPISNIFEALTTWLKGMQGANIIILALIIGAMIAFDMGGPVNKVAFLFGSALIAEGNYAVMGMVAVSVCTPPIGLGLATFVQKYKFNHSEREMGKASFTMGLFGITEGAIPFAAQDPLRIIPANMIGAMIASVIAALGGVGDRVAHGGPIVAVLGGIDHILWFVLAVIIGSLVTMFTVLLLKRNTPVLAVDEPAQHTQLHDTDVLSNENHQGSSENTTSHLHHDATAHLFDQHTIVMTDQEMSRDDAIDMLIHQLKVCRYVEHTSHLKNAVLEREMESTTAIGMNVAIPHAKSDVVKQPIVAVMKNNHGVQWESLDGSLPELIFLIAVPNNSQDTHLKILQRLSRALMNDATRQSLIEANSTTEIYNLLMKI; encoded by the coding sequence ATGAAAATTGTAGCTATTACCTCATGTCCAAATGGCATTGCACATACATATATGGCTCAAGAAAAACTTGAGCAAGCTGCTAAAGAATTGGGCGTGGATATTAAAGTCGAAACACAAGGTGGTGTTGGTGCTGAAAATATTTTAACCACTAAAGATATTGAAGAAGCAGACGGTGTCATTATTGCGGCTGATAAACAAGTTGACTTATCTAGATTTGTTGGTAAACGTTTAATTAATGAAAATGTTCGCGAAGGAATTCATAATCCTCAAAAATTGATTCAACGTATCATTAATCAAGATGCCACTATTTATCAATCAGATACCAATGATGATAATGGTAGACCAACCTACAGTGGTAAGTCTAAAAACGGTATGCAAATGTTCTACCAGCATTTAATGAACGGCGTCTCATTTATGGTTCCGTTTATCGTTGTAGGTGGTCTCTTAATAGCCATCGCACTTACACTTGGCGGTCAAACAACTTCAAAAGGGTTAGTTATTCCTGATGATTCATTTTGGAAATCTATTGAAAATATCGGTAGTTTAGCATTTAAATTTATGGTACCAATACTAGCTGGATATATCGCTGTAAGTATTGCTGATAAACCTGGTCTTGTACCTGGTATGATCGGTGGCGCTATTGCTGCAGATGGTAGCTTTTATGGCAGTGATGCAGGTGCTGGTTTTTTAGGTGGTATTGTGGCTGGTTTCTTAGCAGGGTATATTGCAAAATGGATCAAAAATATTAAGGTCCCAAAAGCGATGGCACCGATTATGCCCATTATCATAATTCCAATTATTTCTTCTGTCATCGTAGGATTAATTTTTATCTTTTTAATTGGCGCCCCAATTTCGAATATTTTCGAAGCACTAACAACTTGGTTAAAAGGTATGCAAGGCGCTAATATTATTATACTTGCCTTAATAATAGGTGCGATGATTGCTTTTGATATGGGTGGACCGGTGAATAAGGTGGCATTCTTATTTGGCTCAGCACTCATTGCAGAAGGTAATTATGCCGTTATGGGTATGGTTGCGGTTTCTGTTTGTACACCTCCTATCGGTCTTGGATTAGCAACATTCGTGCAAAAATATAAATTTAATCATTCTGAAAGAGAAATGGGTAAAGCATCTTTCACAATGGGGCTTTTTGGTATTACTGAAGGAGCCATTCCTTTTGCGGCGCAAGACCCACTGCGTATTATACCTGCCAATATGATTGGCGCTATGATTGCATCAGTTATTGCTGCACTTGGCGGCGTAGGAGATAGAGTTGCACATGGTGGTCCAATCGTTGCTGTATTAGGTGGCATTGATCATATACTGTGGTTTGTCTTAGCAGTTATCATAGGTAGTCTTGTTACAATGTTTACTGTGTTATTATTAAAACGTAATACCCCTGTTTTAGCAGTTGATGAACCGGCACAGCATACACAACTGCATGATACTGATGTACTTTCAAATGAAAATCATCAAGGTTCTTCTGAAAACACGACATCTCATTTACATCATGATGCCACAGCACATCTATTTGATCAGCATACAATCGTTATGACTGACCAAGAAATGTCTAGAGACGACGCAATCGATATGTTAATCCATCAACTTAAAGTGTGTCGTTATGTTGAGCATACTTCACATTTAAAAAATGCGGTTTTAGAACGTGAAATGGAATCCACGACAGCTATTGGCATGAATGTAGCAATTCCTCATGCAAAATCTGATGTTGTCAAACAACCTATTGTAGCTGTAATGAAAAATAATCATGGTGTTCAATGGGAAAGTCTAGATGGCAGTCTACCAGAGTTAATATTTTTAATAGCAGTGCCAAATAACAGTCAAGATACACATCTAAAAATTCTTCAACGATTATCTAGAGCGCTGATGAATGATGCGACACGCCAATCACTCATTGAAGCAAACAGCACTACTGAAATATATAATTTATTAATGAAAATATAG
- the manA gene encoding mannose-6-phosphate isomerase, class I — protein sequence MALFLQPVFKDRIWGGHALKSFNYDIPNNTTGECWAISAHPNGPNTIMNGPYQGMTLDQLWMQHRELFNNDSRESFPLLTKVLDANDKLSVQVHPDDDYALKHEGELGKTECWYILDAVPDAEIIYGVHAQTKDELIEMIDNHEFDRLFKRIPVKPGDFYYVPAGTVHAIGSGILILETQQSSDTTYRIYDYDRRDQNGQLRDLHLEQSKNVIQLDNHNPNTTPITTKFETHSVTRFVDNNFFAVYKWNIHGLLNFTKPYPYCLVTIIEGTGTLTIDESHFDIQKGTSFILTTEDTNVHLNGEMSAIISHPS from the coding sequence ATGGCTTTATTTTTACAACCCGTTTTTAAAGACAGAATTTGGGGTGGTCATGCGTTAAAATCTTTTAACTATGATATTCCTAATAATACTACTGGTGAATGCTGGGCAATCTCTGCTCATCCAAATGGGCCTAACACAATAATGAATGGTCCTTATCAAGGTATGACGCTTGATCAACTTTGGATGCAACATCGTGAGTTGTTCAACAATGATTCACGAGAAAGCTTTCCATTATTAACTAAAGTGTTAGATGCTAATGATAAATTATCGGTACAAGTTCATCCAGATGATGATTATGCTTTAAAACATGAAGGTGAACTCGGTAAAACAGAATGTTGGTACATTTTAGATGCAGTTCCTGACGCTGAGATTATATACGGTGTTCATGCACAAACTAAAGATGAGCTGATTGAGATGATTGATAACCATGAATTTGATCGTCTTTTCAAACGAATTCCTGTCAAACCCGGTGACTTTTATTATGTTCCTGCAGGTACTGTTCATGCTATCGGATCAGGTATTTTAATATTAGAAACACAACAGTCATCTGATACAACGTATCGCATTTACGACTATGACCGACGTGATCAAAATGGCCAGTTACGTGATTTACATTTGGAACAAAGTAAAAATGTCATTCAATTAGACAATCATAATCCAAATACTACACCGATAACAACTAAATTTGAGACACATAGCGTAACACGTTTTGTAGATAACAACTTTTTTGCAGTTTATAAATGGAATATTCATGGTCTATTAAACTTCACTAAACCATATCCGTATTGTTTAGTTACAATTATTGAAGGCACTGGAACATTAACTATTGACGAATCTCATTTTGATATTCAAAAAGGTACCAGCTTTATTTTAACGACTGAAGATACAAATGTTCACTTGAACGGTGAAATGAGTGCCATTATTAGCCATCCAAGCTAA
- a CDS encoding YhgE/Pip domain-containing protein, whose protein sequence is MKNAFKLFRMDLKKVAKTPAVWIILAGLAILPSFYAWFNLWAMWDPYGNTGHIKVAVVNEDKGDTIRGKKINVGNTMVKSLKKNKSFDWQFVSREKADHEIKMGKYFAGIYIPSKFTHEITGTLRKQPQKADVEFKVNQKINAVASKLTDTGSSVVVEKANEQFNKTVTRALLEEANKAGLTIEENVPTINKIKNAVYSADKALPKINDFASKIVYLNNHQADLDKYANDFRDLGKYKGDILDAQKKLNEVNGAIPQLNEKAKLILALNSYMPKIEKALNFAANDVPAQFPKINQGLDIASQGIDQANGQLNDAKGFVTQVRGRVGDYQEALRRAQDINRRNQQQLPQNNAANNATLNGAPATNNEAATTPNTNNASSNNATPNTSPNGNNAPVAPAPQSTSLKKDGQSVADIKTTQVSTASENSPNINDKDIKSMDAALTESLLSLSNNLDTQAKAAQKDTQSLRNIAYGILASNNPAEFKETLDNVKSRLEYTTQYNQQFIDILKELEKNENVDLSKEIEKVNKTNNQVNAELRLVNQLSNALKNGSSGTAEATKVLDNLSKLDSSLSSLRDYIKKDLNNSLVSLSKRIMDELNKGQTALSNVQAKLNTIDQVITSGQSILKSGKKRVDQLQSVLPSIEQQYTNAIKAAQANFPTVKSDVAKAANFVRNDLPQLEQRLTNATASVNKNLPTLLNGYDQAVGLLNKNQPQAKKALSDLADFSQNKLPDVEKDLKKANKIFKKLDKEDAVDKLIDTLKNDLKKQAGIIANPINKKTVDVFPVKDYGSGMTPFYTALSVWVGALLMVSLLTVDNKHKSLEPVLTTRQIFLGKAGFFIMLGMIQALIVSVGDLFILKAGVESPVLFVLITIFCSIIFNSIVYTCVSLLGNPGKAIAIVLLVLQIAGGGGTFPIQTTPQFFQNISPYLPFTYAIDSLRETVGGIVPEILITKLIILTLFGIGFFVVGLILKPVTDPMMKRVSEKVDQSNVTE, encoded by the coding sequence ATGAAGAACGCATTTAAATTATTTAGAATGGATCTAAAAAAAGTAGCTAAGACACCAGCAGTATGGATTATCTTAGCAGGATTAGCTATTTTGCCTTCATTTTACGCGTGGTTTAACTTATGGGCAATGTGGGATCCATATGGTAACACTGGACACATAAAGGTCGCGGTTGTTAATGAAGATAAAGGCGACACAATTAGAGGGAAGAAAATCAATGTTGGTAACACAATGGTTAAGTCCCTTAAGAAAAATAAAAGTTTTGATTGGCAGTTTGTTAGTAGAGAAAAAGCTGACCATGAAATAAAAATGGGGAAATATTTTGCAGGTATCTATATCCCATCTAAATTCACACATGAAATTACGGGAACCTTACGAAAGCAACCTCAAAAAGCAGACGTTGAATTTAAAGTGAATCAGAAGATTAATGCGGTTGCATCAAAGTTAACAGACACCGGATCGTCAGTTGTTGTTGAAAAAGCAAACGAGCAATTTAATAAAACGGTAACACGTGCATTATTAGAAGAGGCGAATAAAGCAGGATTAACTATTGAAGAAAATGTACCGACAATTAATAAAATTAAAAATGCTGTCTATTCTGCAGATAAAGCATTACCTAAAATTAATGATTTCGCGAGTAAGATCGTTTATTTAAATAATCATCAAGCTGACTTAGATAAATATGCCAATGATTTTAGAGATTTAGGAAAATATAAAGGCGACATTTTAGACGCTCAGAAAAAATTAAACGAAGTCAATGGAGCAATTCCACAGCTTAATGAAAAAGCTAAATTAATTTTAGCGTTAAATAGCTACATGCCGAAAATTGAAAAAGCATTAAACTTTGCTGCTAACGATGTACCAGCTCAATTCCCTAAAATTAATCAAGGATTGGATATTGCAAGTCAAGGTATTGATCAAGCAAATGGACAGTTGAATGATGCGAAAGGCTTTGTCACACAAGTTAGAGGTAGAGTTGGTGATTACCAAGAAGCGCTTCGACGTGCACAAGATATAAATCGCAGAAATCAACAGCAGTTACCTCAAAACAATGCAGCAAATAATGCGACATTAAATGGTGCGCCTGCAACTAATAATGAAGCAGCAACAACACCTAATACCAATAATGCATCGAGTAACAATGCTACACCAAATACGTCACCAAATGGCAATAATGCACCTGTTGCGCCTGCGCCACAAAGTACAAGCTTGAAAAAAGATGGGCAAAGTGTAGCAGATATCAAAACAACACAAGTGAGTACAGCTAGCGAGAACTCACCCAATATTAATGATAAAGACATTAAATCGATGGATGCGGCATTAACAGAGTCGCTATTATCATTATCAAATAACTTAGATACACAAGCCAAAGCAGCTCAAAAAGATACTCAATCATTGCGAAATATTGCATATGGTATTTTGGCTTCTAACAATCCAGCTGAGTTTAAAGAGACACTTGATAATGTGAAGTCTCGTTTAGAGTATACTACGCAATATAATCAACAATTTATCGATATATTAAAAGAATTAGAGAAGAATGAAAATGTTGATCTTTCAAAAGAAATTGAAAAGGTAAATAAAACCAATAATCAAGTTAATGCAGAGCTAAGATTAGTAAATCAGTTAAGTAATGCACTGAAAAATGGTAGTTCAGGTACAGCAGAAGCGACAAAAGTATTAGATAATTTATCAAAATTAGACTCATCGTTGTCGTCATTAAGAGACTATATTAAAAAAGATCTTAATAATTCTTTAGTTTCATTATCAAAACGTATCATGGACGAATTGAATAAAGGACAAACTGCTTTATCAAATGTACAAGCTAAATTAAATACAATTGATCAAGTCATTACTAGTGGTCAGTCTATTTTAAAAAGCGGTAAAAAGCGTGTTGATCAGTTACAATCGGTATTGCCGAGTATTGAACAACAATATACCAATGCGATTAAAGCAGCACAAGCGAATTTCCCAACTGTGAAAAGTGATGTAGCAAAAGCAGCTAATTTTGTACGTAATGATTTACCACAGTTGGAACAACGATTAACAAACGCAACTGCAAGTGTAAATAAGAATTTGCCAACATTATTGAATGGCTATGACCAAGCTGTGGGATTATTAAATAAAAATCAACCTCAAGCAAAAAAAGCATTATCAGACTTAGCCGATTTTTCACAAAATAAATTACCTGATGTTGAAAAAGATTTGAAAAAAGCGAATAAAATTTTCAAAAAATTAGACAAAGAAGATGCGGTTGATAAGTTAATTGACACACTTAAAAATGATTTGAAAAAGCAAGCGGGTATTATTGCGAACCCTATTAATAAGAAAACTGTTGATGTTTTCCCTGTTAAAGACTATGGTTCAGGTATGACGCCGTTTTACACTGCCTTGTCAGTATGGGTTGGTGCACTCTTAATGGTAAGTTTATTAACGGTTGATAATAAACATAAAAGTTTAGAGCCAGTCTTAACAACACGCCAAATATTTTTAGGTAAAGCAGGCTTCTTCATCATGCTTGGTATGATTCAAGCACTAATTGTTTCAGTTGGAGATTTATTTATTCTAAAAGCAGGGGTTGAATCACCTGTATTGTTCGTGCTTATAACGATTTTCTGTTCGATTATTTTCAACTCAATCGTATATACGTGCGTATCATTATTAGGTAACCCAGGTAAGGCTATTGCAATCGTATTACTCGTATTACAAATTGCAGGTGGTGGTGGAACATTCCCAATTCAAACAACACCACAATTTTTCCAAAATATTTCACCATATCTACCATTTACGTATGCCATTGATTCTTTACGTGAGACGGTAGGGGGGATTGTTCCGGAAATATTAATTACAAAATTAATTATTTTAACGTTATTTGGTATAGGTTTCTTCGTTGTAGGTTTAATTTTAAAACCTGTAACAGATCCAATGATGAAACGCGTATCAGAAAAAGTCGATCAAAGTAACGTAACAGAATAA
- a CDS encoding amidase domain-containing protein, with protein MPKNKILIYLLSTTLVLPTLVSPNAYADTPKNDTTAKTTTTHDSKKSNDVETSKDSTSKNTDADKAEAKQADNDNTSKHDTNDSKNKTLDDRRSNSDNILDFIYKNLPQSDFNQLFNKNKYDDNFSLTTLIQNLFNLNSDISDYEQPRNDKNTSDDSNKNSDKSTQNEPASKSSKQDKVDNQKAPTTTDGKPSTSNKQADSQKPNQSNDKPTNDNNANHKSSSKNDQSMSDSALDSILDQYSEDAKKTQKDYASQSKKDKDAKSKTSNPQLPSKDELKHKSKPAQSFNNDVNKNDTRATSLFETDPSASNNSDTGQFNVVDSKDTRQFIKSIAKDAHRIGQDNDIYASVMIAQAILESDSGRSALAKSPNHNLFGIKGAFEGNSVSFNTLEADGNQLYSINAGFRKYPSTKESLKDYSNLIKKGIDGNADIYKPTWKSEADSYKDATAHLSKTYATDPNYAKKLNSIIKHYQLSQFDDERMPDLDKYERSINDDDSSSDGFKPFREVSDNMPYPHGQCTWYVYNRMKQFGSSISGDLGDAHNWNNRAEYRDYHVSHTPKRHSAVVFEAGQFGADQQYGHVAFVEKVNRDGSIVISESNVKGLGIISYRTINAEAAEELSYITGK; from the coding sequence ATGCCTAAAAATAAAATTTTAATATATTTGCTATCAACTACGCTCGTATTACCTACTTTAGTTTCCCCTAATGCTTATGCTGACACACCAAAAAATGATACTACAGCTAAGACAACTACAACTCATGATTCAAAAAAATCTAATGATGTTGAAACTTCAAAGGATTCTACAAGTAAAAATACTGATGCTGATAAAGCAGAAGCAAAACAAGCAGACAATGATAACACAAGCAAACACGACACTAACGATTCAAAAAATAAAACATTAGACGATCGTCGTTCAAATTCGGATAATATCCTAGATTTTATTTATAAAAATTTGCCTCAATCGGACTTTAATCAACTATTTAATAAAAACAAATATGATGACAATTTTTCATTAACAACTTTAATCCAAAATTTATTCAATTTGAACTCGGATATTTCTGACTATGAACAACCTCGTAACGATAAAAACACATCTGATGATTCAAATAAAAACAGTGATAAGTCAACTCAAAATGAACCTGCTTCTAAATCTTCAAAACAAGATAAAGTAGATAACCAAAAAGCACCAACAACGACTGATGGAAAACCAAGTACATCAAATAAGCAAGCTGATTCACAAAAGCCAAATCAATCTAATGACAAACCTACAAATGACAACAACGCAAATCATAAGTCTTCATCCAAAAATGATCAATCGATGTCAGATTCAGCGTTAGACTCTATTTTAGATCAGTACAGTGAGGATGCTAAAAAAACTCAAAAAGATTATGCATCACAATCAAAAAAAGATAAAGATGCAAAATCTAAAACATCTAATCCACAGTTACCATCGAAAGATGAATTGAAACATAAATCTAAACCAGCACAATCATTTAACAATGACGTTAACAAAAATGATACACGTGCAACGTCTTTATTTGAAACGGACCCTAGCGCATCTAATAATAGTGACACAGGCCAATTTAATGTTGTTGACTCTAAAGACACACGTCAATTTATAAAATCGATTGCCAAAGACGCACACCGTATAGGTCAAGATAATGATATCTATGCATCTGTGATGATTGCCCAAGCAATCTTAGAATCTGATTCAGGTCGCAGTGCTTTAGCTAAATCACCAAACCATAACTTATTTGGTATTAAAGGTGCATTTGAAGGTAACTCAGTTTCATTTAATACATTAGAAGCTGATGGAAACCAATTGTATAGTATTAATGCTGGATTTAGAAAATATCCAAGTACTAAAGAATCGTTAAAAGATTACTCTAACCTTATTAAAAAAGGTATTGATGGAAATGCAGATATCTATAAACCAACTTGGAAATCAGAAGCTGATTCATATAAAGATGCCACAGCACACTTGTCTAAAACATATGCAACAGATCCAAATTATGCTAAAAAATTAAACAGCATTATTAAACATTATCAATTATCTCAATTTGACGACGAACGTATGCCTGATTTAGATAAGTATGAACGTTCTATTAATGATGATGATAGTTCATCAGATGGATTCAAACCATTCCGCGAAGTGTCTGACAACATGCCATATCCACATGGTCAATGTACATGGTATGTTTATAACCGTATGAAGCAATTCGGTTCATCTATCTCAGGTGATTTAGGAGATGCACATAATTGGAATAACCGCGCCGAATATCGTGATTATCACGTTAGCCATACACCTAAACGTCATTCAGCTGTAGTATTCGAAGCAGGACAATTTGGTGCAGACCAACAATATGGTCATGTTGCATTTGTTGAAAAAGTTAATCGTGATGGTTCTATCGTTATTTCAGAATCAAATGTTAAAGGCTTAGGCATTATATCTTACCGAACAATTAACGCAGAAGCTGCTGAAGAATTATCATATATTACTGGTAAATAA
- a CDS encoding isochorismatase family cysteine hydrolase, whose amino-acid sequence MSRKTALLVLDMQEGIASSVPRINNIIKANQRAIEAARQHRIPVIFIRLVLDKNFNDVSSSNKVFSTIKAQGYAITETDASTRILEALKPLEDEPIISKRRFSAFTGSYLEVFLRANDINHLVLTGVSTSGAVLSTALESVDKDYYITILEDAVGDRSDDKHDFIIEQILTRSCDIESVESWKSSLS is encoded by the coding sequence ATGTCTCGAAAAACCGCGTTATTAGTTTTGGATATGCAAGAAGGTATAGCAAGCAGTGTACCTAGAATTAATAATATTATCAAAGCGAATCAACGAGCAATTGAAGCAGCCCGACAACACCGAATCCCTGTTATTTTCATACGTTTAGTATTAGATAAAAATTTTAATGACGTCTCATCAAGTAATAAAGTATTTTCAACGATTAAAGCACAAGGTTATGCAATTACTGAAACAGATGCGTCAACACGAATACTTGAAGCATTGAAACCATTAGAAGATGAACCTATTATTTCAAAAAGACGTTTCAGTGCCTTTACAGGTAGTTATCTAGAAGTCTTTTTGCGTGCAAACGACATTAATCATCTAGTATTAACAGGCGTATCTACGAGTGGCGCAGTATTAAGTACGGCATTGGAAAGTGTAGATAAAGATTACTACATTACTATTTTAGAAGATGCTGTTGGTGATAGATCAGATGACAAACATGATTTTATTATAGAGCAAATTTTAACGCGCTCATGCGATATTGAATCTGTAGAATCATGGAAAAGTAGCTTGTCATAA